The following proteins are co-located in the Haloplanus sp. HW8-1 genome:
- a CDS encoding RNA-guided pseudouridylation complex pseudouridine synthase subunit Cbf5, with product MRAPPGDRTLDGRLSFGVVNLDKPPGPSAHQVAGWVRDMAGVDRAAHAGTLDPKVTGCLPVMLGDATRLAPAFLEGRKEYVAVLELHGRPPADLTDVLAEFEGEIYQKPPRKSAVSRRLRTRRIHALDLLETRDRQALLRIECASGTYVRKLCHDLGLALGVGAHMGDLRRTATDPFDDRDLVTLHDLADALAFAEDGDEEPLREVVDPAERVLTDLPAITIAPSAAEQVATGAPVYAPGVLDAETAPRDALVACYTPDGSAVCLGRLVGDPNATDGVVVDLERVLV from the coding sequence CTGCGCGCTCCGCCCGGCGACCGAACGCTCGACGGGCGCCTCTCCTTCGGCGTCGTCAACCTCGACAAGCCGCCCGGTCCCTCCGCCCACCAGGTTGCCGGCTGGGTGCGCGACATGGCCGGCGTCGACCGCGCGGCCCACGCCGGGACGCTCGACCCGAAGGTGACGGGGTGTCTGCCGGTCATGCTCGGCGATGCCACCCGCCTTGCGCCCGCCTTTCTCGAGGGACGCAAGGAGTACGTGGCCGTCCTCGAACTCCACGGCCGGCCACCCGCCGATCTGACCGACGTACTCGCCGAGTTCGAGGGCGAAATCTACCAGAAGCCGCCGCGCAAGAGCGCCGTCTCCCGCCGCCTTCGCACCCGCCGAATTCACGCCCTCGACCTCCTCGAAACGCGCGACCGACAGGCGCTGCTCCGCATCGAGTGTGCCAGCGGGACGTACGTCCGCAAACTCTGTCACGACCTCGGCCTCGCGCTCGGGGTCGGCGCGCACATGGGCGACCTCCGGCGGACGGCCACGGATCCCTTCGACGACCGCGACCTCGTGACGCTCCACGACCTCGCCGACGCCCTCGCCTTCGCCGAGGACGGCGACGAGGAACCGCTGCGCGAGGTCGTCGACCCCGCGGAGCGCGTCCTCACCGACCTGCCCGCGATCACCATCGCACCGAGCGCCGCCGAACAGGTGGCGACCGGCGCCCCCGTCTACGCTCCCGGCGTCCTCGATGCCGAGACGGCCCCACGGGACGCCCTCGTCGCCTGCTACACCCCTGACGGCTCGGCGGTCTGTCTCGGCCGGCTGGTCGGCGATCCCAACGCGACCGACGGCGTCGTGGTCGACCTCGAACGAGTGTTGGTGTGA